One genomic window of Mustela erminea isolate mMusErm1 chromosome 13, mMusErm1.Pri, whole genome shotgun sequence includes the following:
- the SETD1B gene encoding histone-lysine N-methyltransferase SETD1B produces MENSHPPHHHHQQPPPQPGPSGERRNHHWRSYKLMIDPALKKGHHKLYRYDGQHFSLAMSSNRPVEIVEDPRVVGIWTKNKELELSVPKFKIDEFYVGPVPPKQVTFAKLNDNIRENFLRDMCKKYGEVEEVEILYNPKTKKHLGIAKVVFATVRGAKEAVQHLHSTSVMGNIIHVELDTKGETRMRFYELLVTGRYTPQTLPVGELDAVSPLVNETLQLSDALKRLKDGSLSAGCGSGSSSVTPNSGGTPFSQDTAYSSCRLDTPNSYGQGTPLTPRLGTPFSQDSSYSSRQPTPSYLFSQDPTVTFKARRHESKFTDAYNRRHEHHYVHNSCAVTAVAGAPAAFRGSVDLPFGAVSGSGGNSGPPFKAQSQDSATFAHTPPPAQATPTPGVTFKSTFSPYQTPVPPFPPPPEEPATTTTFGARDSGEFRRAPVPPPLPPAEPLTKEKPGTPPGPPPPEANSMELGGRPTFGWSPEPCDSPGTPTLESSPAGLEKPHDSLDSRIEMLLKEQRTKLPFLREQDSDTELQMEGSPISSSSSQLSPLAPFGTNSQPGFRGPTPPSSRPSSTGLEDISPTPLPDSDEDDELDLGLGPRPPPEPGPPDPSGLLGQTAEVALDLAGDRTPTSEKMDEGQQSSGEDMEISDDEMPSAPITSADCPKPMVVTPGAGAVAAPSVLAPTLPLPPPPGFPPLPPPPPPPPPQPGFPMPPPLPPPPPPPPPAHPAVTVPPPPLPAPPPGVPPPPILPPLPPFPPGLFPVMQVDMSHVLGGQWGGMPMSFQMQTQMLSRLMTGQGACPYPPFMAAAAAAASAGLQFVNLPPYRGPFSLGNSGPGRGQPWPPLPKFDPSVPPPGYVPRQEDPHKATVDGVLLVVLKELKAIMKRDLNRKMVEVVAFRAFDEWWDKKERMAKASLTPVKSGEHKDEDRPKPKDRIASCLLESWGKGEGLGYEGLGLGIGLRGAIRLPSFKVKRKEPPDTASSGDQKRLRPSTSVDEEDEESERERERDMADAPCELTKRDPKGVGVRRRPARPLELDSGGEEDEKESLSVSSSSSASSSSGSSTTSPSSSASDKEERESTEEEEEGEEDEEDEEDEEEEEEEEEGPRSQASSSSTSSMSDKDDGDSEDQEESENDDEDIALSEASEKDEGDSDGEETVSIATSKAGAESSSESSESSEFESSSESSSSSSEDEEELVAREEEEEEEEEEEEEEDEGEEEEAAVDESMAPAAPDEDFEEDVATGAPATESSVMEEEVDIEAEEEAPRERTPVPEEPPLPVCIEVLASCKEPPPEPGLKQEVARLLSPEPPAGGEAEARPPPSPEHIPEENLEVDPPALLSLPLQPPLPPPRPPRPPSPPPEPETPEAPSHPPVPLEPSAEEQPPRTPGLCGSLAKSQSTETVPATPSGEPPLSGGSSGLSLSSPQVPGSPFSYPSQSPSLSSGGLPRTPGRDFSFTPTFPEPGGPLLLPVCPLPAGRRDERSGPLASPVLLETGLPLPLPLPLPLPLALPVPVLRAQTRAPAQLPPLLPAPLAPCPPPIKRKPGRPRRSPPAVLSLDGPLVRAPGGATLGRDLLLLPGQPQTPVFPSTHDPRAVTLDFRNAGIPAPPPPLPPQPPPPPPPPPVESKLPFKELENQWPSEAIPPGSRGRDEVTEEFMDLAKVRGPWRRPPKKRHEDLVAPVSPELSPPQPLFRPRSEFEEMTILYDIWNGGIDEEDIRFLCVTYERLLQQDNGMDWLNDTLWVYHPSTSLSSAKKKKRDDGIREHVTGCARSEGFYTIDKKDKLRYLNSSRASTDEPPTDTQGMSIPAQPHASTRAGSERRSEQRRLLSSFTGSCDSDLLKFNQLKFRKKKLKFCKSHIHDWGLFAMEPIAADEMVIEYVGQNIRQVIADMREKRYEDEGIGSSYMFRVDHDTIIDATKCGNFARFINHSCNPNCYAKVITVESQKKIVIYSKQHINVNEEITYDYKFPIEDVKIPCLCGSENCRGTLN; encoded by the exons ATGGAGAACAgtcaccccccccaccaccaccaccagcagccccCGCCGCAGCCCGGCCCTTCGGGCGAGAGGAGGAACCACCATTGGAGAAGTTACAAGTTGATGATTGACCCGGCTCTGAAAAAGGGGCATCATAAACTGTACCGCTACGATGGGCAGCATTTCAGCCTGGCG ATGTCCAGCAACCGCCCGGTGGAAATTGTCGAAGATCCCCGGGTGGTTGGGATCTGGACCAAAAACAAGGAGCTGGAGCTGTCGGTGCCCAAATTCAAG ATCGATGAGTTCTACGTGGGCCCGGTGCCTCCAAAGCAGGTGACATTTGCCAAGCTGAATGATAACATCCGAGAAAACTTCCTGAGGGACATGTGTAAGAAGTatggggaggtggaggaggtggagaTTTTgtacaaccccaagaccaagaagCACTTGGGCATTGCCAAGGTGGTCTTTGCCACGGTCAGGGGAGCCAAGGAGGCTGTTCAGCACCTTCACAGCACTTCGGTCATGGGGAATATCATCCACGTGGAGCTGGACACTAAAG GGGAAACCCGCATGCGGTTCTACGAACTGTTGGTCACAGGCCGATACACACCCCAGACCCTCCCAGTGGGCGAGCTGGATGCTGTCTCTCCGCTCGTGAATGAGACCCTGCAG cTGTCAGATGCTCTGAAGCGCCTCAAGGATGGTAGCCTGTCTGCGGGCTGTGGCTCTGGCTCATCCTCTGTCACCCCCAATAGTGGCGGGACCCCCTTCTCCCAGGACACGGCATACTCCAGCTGCCGCCTGGACACGCCCAACTCCTACGGACAGGGCACGCCGCTCACACCGCGCCTGGGCACCCCCTTCTCACAAGACTCCAGCTACTCCAGCCGCCAGCCCACACCCTCCTACCTCTTCAGCCAGGACCCCACAGTGACCTTCAAGGCCCGGCGCCACGAAAGCAAGTTCACAGATGCCTACAACCGCCGCCACGAGCATCATTATGTCCACAACTCTTGTGCCGTCACTGCGGTGGCAGGGGCCCCGGCTGCCTTCAGGGGCTCCGTGGACCTCCCGTTTGGGGCAGTCAGCGGCAGTGGGGGCAACAGTGGCCCTCCGTTCAAGGCCCAGTCACAGGACTCGGCCACGTTCGCCCACACTCCACCACCTGCCCAAGCAACCCCCACTCCTGGAGTCACATTCAAGTCGACTTTCTCTCCGTATCAGACCCCTGTgccccctttccccccaccccccgaggaGCCTGCCACCACAACCACCTTTGGGGCCCGTGACAGCGGGGAATTCCGGAGAGCacctgtgcccccacccctgccacccgcTGAGCCCCTGACCAAGGAGAAGCCAGGCACCCCGCCTGGCCCACCACCTCCTGAAGCCAACAGCATGGAGTTGGGTGGCCGGCCGACCTTCGGCTGGAGTCCTGAGCCCTGTGACAGTCCAGGCACGCCTACGCTGGAGTCATCACCTGCGGGGCTGGAGAAGCCCCACGACAGCTTGGACTCACGCATAGAGATGCTGCTGAAGGAACAGCGCACCAAGCTGCCTTTCCTTCGGGAGCAGGACTCGGACACCGAGCTGCAGATGGAAGGCAGCCcaatctcctcctcctcctcccagctttCCCCACTGGCCCCCTTTGGCACCAACTCCCAGCCAGGCTTTCGAGGCCCCACACCACCTTCCTCACGCCCCTCCAGCACCGGCCTGGAGGATATCAGCCCCACGCCACTGCCTGACTCAGATGAGGACGATGAGCTTGACCTGGGCTTGGGGCCCCGGCCCCCTCCGGAGCCAGGCCCTCCGGACCCTTCTGGTCTTCTGGGCCAGACAGCTGAGGTAGCCTTGGACCTGGCTGGAGACAGGACCCCAACCTCAGAGAAGATGGATGAG GGCCAGCAGTCCTCGGGCGAGGACATGGAGATCTCGGATGATGAGATGCCCTCAGCCCCCATCACCAGCGCCGACTGCCCCAAACCCATGGTGGTgaccccaggggcaggggctgtggcGGCCCCCTCTGTGCTGGCTCCTACCctgccactgcccccaccccccggcttcccaccactgcccccgccaccgccaccacccccaccacagcCAGGCTTCCCCAtgcccccacctctgccaccgcccccacccccaccgcccccggcCCACCCAGCTGTGACCgtacccccaccacccctgccagcACCCCCACCCGGTGTCCCACCCCCGCCCATCCTGCCACCGCTGCCGCCCTTCCCTCCCGGGCTTTTTCCGGTGATGCAGGTGGATATGAGCCACGTGCTGGGTGGCCAGTGGGGTGGCATGCCCATGTCCTTCCAGATGCAAACGCAGATGCTGAGCCGGCTGATGACCGGCCAGGGCGCTTGTCCCTACCCACCCTTCatggctgcggcggcggcggcggcctcaGCGGGGCTACAGTTTGTCAACCTGCCGCCCTACCGTGGCCCGTTCTCCCTGGGCAACAGTGGGCCGGGCCGCGGGCAGCCCTGGCCTCCCCTCCCGAAGTTTGACCCGTCAGTGCCGCCACCAGGCTACGTGCCACGCCAGGAAGACCCACACAAGGCCACTGTCGATGGCGTCCTGCTGGTGGTACTCAAAGAGCTCAAGGCCATCATGAAGCGTGACTTGAACCGCAAGATGGTGGAGGTGGTGGCTTTCCGGGCCTTTGACGAGTGGTGGGACAAGAAGGAGCGGATGGCCAAG GCCTCACTGACCCCAGTGAAGTCCGGTGAGCACAAGGACGAGGACAGGCCAAAGCCCAAGGACCGCATCGCCTCGTGTCTGCTGGAGTCGTGGGGCAAGGGCGAGGGCCTGGGCTACGAGGGCCTTGGCCTGGGCATCGGGCTGCGTGGGGCCATCCGCCTGCCGTCCTTCAAGGTCAAGAGAAAGGAGCCGCCAGACACAGCCTCTTCTGGTGACCAGAAGCGCCTGCGACCTTCAACCTCTGTGGATGAGGAAGATGAAG agtcggagcgggagcgggagcgggacATGGCGGACGCTCCCTGCGAGCTCACTAAGCGGGACCCCAAGGGTGTCGGTGTGCGGCGACGGCCAGCCCGGCCGCTGGAGCTGgacagtggtggggaggaggacgaGAAGGAGTCCCTGTCGGTGTCCTCCTCGTCATCGGCGTCCTCGTCCTCGGGCTCCTCCACGACCTCACCGTCGTCCTCGGCCTCTGACAAGGAGGAACGGGAAAGCAccgaggaagaagaagagggcgaggaggacgaggaggacgaggaggacgaggaggaggaggaggaggaggaggaaggccccCGGAGCCAGGCCTCCTCTTCCTCGACCTCATCTATGTCGGATAAG GATGACGGCGACAGTGAGGACCAGGAGGAGTCTGAGAACGACGACGAGGACATAGCCCTCTCGGAGGCGAGTGAGAAGGACGAAGGGGACTCGGACGGAG AGGAGACCGTGAGCATCGCCACCTCCAAGGCTGGAGCTGAGTCCTCCAGTGAGAGTTCTGAGTCTTCTGAGTTCGAATCAAGCTCTGAGTCCTCGTCATCATCCTCGGAGGATGAAGAAGAGCTGGTggcgagggaggaggaggaggaagaagaggaggaggaggaggaagaggaggacgagggggaggaggaagaggcagcagTGGATGAAAGTATGGCTCCGGCGGCTCCCGACGAGGACTTTGAGGAGGACGTAGCCACGGGGGCCCCTGCGACGGAGTCCTCGGtcatggaggaggaggtggacatcgaggctgaggaggaagcccCCAGGGAGCGGACCCCCGTGCCGGAAGAGCCCCCCTTGCCTGTGTGCATCGAGGTGCTGGCTAGCTGCAAGGAGCCCCCCCCAGAGCCGGGCCTGAAGCAGGAAGTGGCCAGGCTGCTGTCTCCAGAGCCCCCCGccggaggagaggcagaggcccgGCCCCCGCCATCCCCCGAGCACATCCCAG AGGAGAACCTGGAAGTGGACCCCCCTGCGCTGCTCTCCTTACCCCTGCAGCCGCCGTTACCACCCCCACGACCGCCCCGGCCGCCTAGCCCACCACCAGAGCCTGAGACCCCAGAAGCCCCCTCGCACCCACCCGTCCCTCTGGAGCCCTCTGCAGAGGAGCAGCCCCCGCGTACTCCAGGCCTCTGTGGCAGCCTGGCCAAGTCACAGAGTACAGAGACAGTGCCGGCCACGCCGAGCGGGGAGCCCCCACTTTCAGGGGGCAGCAGCGGCCTGTCGCTGAGCTCCCCGCAGGTGCCTGGCAGCCCCTTCTCCTACCCTTCCCAGTCCCCGAGCTTGAGCAGTGGGGGCCTCCCCAGGACACCTGGTCGGGACTTCAGCTTCACACCCACCTTCCCCGAGCCTGGCGGGCCCCTGCTCCTGCCTGTCTGTCCCCTCCCAGCTGGCCGGCGCGATGAGCGGTCTGGCCCCCTGGCCTCCCCGGTGCTCCTGGAGAcgggcctgcctctccccctgcctttgcccttgcccctgcccctggcatTGCCTGTCCCTGTCCTGCGGGCCCAGACACGGGCCCCTGCCCAGCTGCCACCTCTGTTGCCGGCGCCGctggccccctgcccacccccaatcAAGAGGAAGCCGGGCAGGCCCCGGCGATCCCCGCCGGCTGTGCTCTCCTTGGATGGGCCCTTGGTCCGGGCGCCAGGGGGCGCCACCCTCGGCAGGGACCTCCTGCTCCTGCCAGGCCAGCCACAGACCCCTGTCTTTCCTAGCACCCATGACCCCCGGGCCGTGACCCTAGACTTCCGGAACGCGGGGATCCcagcccccccaccacccctacccccccagcctcctccgcccccaccaccaccccctgtTGAGTCCAAGCTGCCCTTTAAGGAGCTAGAGAACCAGTGGCCCTCGGAGGCCATACCTCCAGGCTCTCGTGGGCGCGATGAAGTCACCGAGGAGTTTATGGACCTGGCCAAGGTTCGGGGGCCCTGGCGCCGGCCGCCTAAGAAGCGCCACGAGGACCTGGTGGCCCCAGTCTCGCCCGAGCTCTCGCCACCACAACCCCTCTTCCGGCCCCGGTCGGAGTTTGAGGAGATGACCATCCTGTATGACATCTGGAATGGTGGCATCGATGAGGAGGACATCCGCTTCCTGTGTGTCACCTATGAGCGGCTGCTGCAGCAGGACAACGGCATGGACTGGCTCAATGACACCCTCTGGGTCTACCATCCCT ccaccagcCTCTCTTCAGCTAAGAAAAAGAAACGGGACGATGGCATTCGTGAGCACGTGACGGGCTGTGCCCGCAGCGAGGGCTTCTATACCATCGATAAGAAGGACAAGCTCAGATACCTCAACAGCAGCCGCGCCAGCACGGATGAGCCCCCGACAGACACCCAG GGCATGAGCATCCCGGCGCAGCCTCATGCCTCCACTCGGGCGGGCTCGGAGCGGCGATCCGAGCAGCGTCGTCTGCTGTCCTCCTTCACTGGCAGCTGTGACAGTGACCTGCTCAAGTTCAACCAGCTCAAG tTCCGGAAGAAGAAGCTCAAGTTCTGCAAGAGCCACATTCACGACTGGGGCCTGTTTGCCATGGAGCCCATCGCGGCCGACGAGATGGTGATTGAGTACGTGGGCCAGAACATCCGCCAG GTGATCGCGGACATGCGGGAAAAGCGTTACGAGGACGAGGGCATTGGCAGCAGCTACATGTTCCGGGTGGACCACGACACCATCATCGATGCCACCAAGTGCGGCAACTTTGCACGCTTCATCAACCATAGCTGCAAC CCCAACTGCTATGCCAAGGTGATCACGGTGGAGTCACAGAAGAAGATTGTCATCTACTCGAAGCAGCACATCAACGTCAATGAGGAGATCACCTACGACTACAAGTTCCCCATCGAGGACGTCAAGATCCCCTGCCTGTGTGGCTCCGAGAACTGCCGGGGGACCCTCAACTAG